One Rubinisphaera margarita DNA window includes the following coding sequences:
- a CDS encoding sigma-70 family RNA polymerase sigma factor, whose translation MLADRRIPADTPVGATAQNPPAGARDSPTPLVSYIASAEFAELSYDAATLYRNPDPMYAPDDGESELGTEYPLLSPSGEAFLFRKLNYLRYRAAQLLDQPKLSEDQLQEVEEHLIDARSVRNQLARCSYRLTLSLARSFATNNSDFDDFVSEANVILLGAIDKFDYQRGFRFSTYATNSIQRHFYRFIKRNRKRQMVSHSEHESIIAGAASDEIEFAEELVAPDLAARRIFDHMDRCLDFREQSVIRQRFSLEEGGSGKTLAELAQELGISSERVRQIQVSALKKLKQCFGELNPETQGI comes from the coding sequence ATGCTTGCTGATCGCCGGATCCCGGCTGACACACCTGTCGGTGCGACTGCGCAGAATCCGCCTGCGGGCGCGAGAGATTCGCCGACGCCGCTCGTCTCCTATATCGCCAGCGCCGAATTCGCTGAGCTGTCCTACGACGCGGCCACGCTTTACCGGAACCCCGACCCGATGTATGCCCCGGACGACGGGGAATCGGAACTGGGAACTGAGTACCCGCTGCTTTCTCCATCGGGCGAAGCGTTTCTGTTCCGCAAGCTGAACTACCTGCGTTATCGAGCCGCGCAATTACTGGATCAACCAAAATTGAGCGAGGATCAGCTGCAGGAAGTCGAAGAACACCTGATCGATGCCCGCAGCGTGCGGAACCAGCTGGCCCGGTGCAGCTATCGGCTGACGCTGTCTCTGGCCCGGAGTTTTGCCACCAATAACTCCGATTTCGATGACTTCGTCAGCGAAGCGAACGTGATCCTGCTCGGTGCGATCGACAAATTCGACTATCAGCGTGGGTTCCGATTCAGCACCTACGCCACGAATTCGATCCAGCGGCACTTCTACCGCTTCATCAAGCGGAACCGGAAGCGGCAGATGGTGTCTCATTCCGAGCATGAAAGCATCATTGCTGGCGCCGCCAGCGATGAGATTGAGTTCGCCGAGGAGCTTGTCGCACCGGACCTGGCGGCTCGCAGGATCTTCGATCACATGGATCGCTGTCTCGATTTCCGAGAGCAGAGTGTGATTCGGCAGCGATTTTCCCTCGAAGAGGGCGGCTCAGGAAAAACCCTGGCTGAGCTGGCTCAGGAGCTGGGAATTTCCAGCGAACGCGTTCGCCAGATTCAGGTCTCGGCTTTAAAGAAGCTAAAACAGTGTTTCGGAGAGCTGAATCCCGAAACCCAGGGAATTTGA
- a CDS encoding ZIP family metal transporter encodes MKFFPNLALLALLLTSFSTEVGAQTGETERAEPIPIRADVNEPIELSPTELTHRRNLLIGYSAAIILASMLGGYLPSKVKLTHTRLQLLMSFVGGLMLGVALFHLLLHAIIDSPREDMPQVMTGVGLGIMLMFLLLRAFHFHQHDLSAESVAAPEILPELGCVPPSTHDHAHDHGHAHQHGHAHAAAAPSRRRFSWIGIALGLGLHSVMDGVALAASCLRTPSSGGEAALWGLGTFLAVLLHKPLDAVSITTVMAATGWKRSVCTTVNISFAVMCPVGAALAWWGLLGTHSHVLLISYLLAFSAGVFLCISLSDLLPEMQFHAHNQWGLTLSLFAGLLLAWGLMFLEPVHSL; translated from the coding sequence ATGAAGTTTTTTCCGAATCTCGCCCTGCTGGCTCTGCTGCTGACATCCTTTTCGACCGAAGTCGGAGCGCAAACCGGGGAGACGGAACGGGCTGAGCCGATTCCGATTCGAGCGGATGTGAACGAGCCGATCGAGCTTTCGCCGACAGAGCTGACTCACCGCCGCAATCTGCTGATTGGCTACAGTGCCGCGATTATCCTTGCCTCCATGCTGGGGGGATACTTGCCGTCGAAAGTCAAGCTGACGCACACCCGCCTGCAGTTGCTGATGAGCTTCGTGGGAGGGCTGATGCTCGGCGTGGCACTGTTCCACCTGTTGCTCCATGCGATTATCGACAGCCCCCGGGAAGATATGCCTCAGGTGATGACCGGCGTCGGGCTCGGCATCATGCTGATGTTCCTGCTTCTGCGAGCGTTTCACTTCCACCAGCACGATCTCTCCGCTGAATCGGTCGCGGCTCCGGAAATCCTGCCCGAACTGGGATGTGTTCCTCCCTCAACTCACGATCATGCCCACGACCATGGTCATGCCCATCAGCACGGCCATGCTCATGCTGCGGCCGCTCCGTCACGGCGGCGTTTTTCGTGGATCGGAATTGCCTTGGGGCTCGGGCTTCATTCGGTGATGGACGGGGTGGCCCTGGCGGCCAGCTGCCTGCGAACGCCATCTTCCGGCGGCGAAGCGGCATTGTGGGGCCTGGGAACATTTCTGGCTGTTCTGCTGCACAAACCGCTCGATGCGGTCTCAATTACAACGGTCATGGCCGCGACCGGCTGGAAACGCTCTGTCTGCACGACGGTGAACATCTCCTTCGCCGTGATGTGTCCGGTCGGAGCGGCTCTCGCCTGGTGGGGATTACTGGGAACTCACAGCCACGTGCTGCTGATCTCTTATCTGCTGGCATTCTCGGCCGGAGTCTTCCTGTGCATCTCGCTCAGCGACCTGCTGCCGGAAATGCAGTTTCACGCCCACAATCAGTGGGGGTTGACTCTCTCCCTGTTCGCCGGATTACTTCTGGCGTGGGGGCTGATGTTCCTGGAACCCGTGCATTCTCTGTGA
- a CDS encoding phosphoadenylyl-sulfate reductase, whose protein sequence is MPRLTQSDLSNLNHNFEERTPQELIRWAAMTFGDRVTALSAMQQSGNVIAHMISELRLKIPVLFVDTGVMFQETLETRDRLASEYGLEIRTLTPELTMSEQTEKYGVLYLSPDGQEKCCHMRKVEPLQQIAGQYSGIVSSLRRADGGRRGNNPILTIDVEMNAIRINPLANFTDEQMQHYIEQHKVITNPLHAQGYATIGCNRCTTPVMPGEPKRAGRWRHLGPWSMYCGINPTDVNDPTHNYIELPQEEVDRILGIENDFMI, encoded by the coding sequence ATGCCTCGATTGACCCAATCGGATCTAAGCAATCTCAATCACAATTTCGAAGAGCGCACGCCCCAGGAACTGATTCGCTGGGCGGCGATGACCTTTGGCGATCGCGTGACGGCTCTTTCGGCCATGCAGCAGTCGGGCAATGTGATCGCTCATATGATCTCGGAACTGCGGCTGAAGATCCCCGTGCTTTTCGTCGACACCGGCGTGATGTTCCAGGAAACACTGGAAACACGCGATCGGCTGGCCTCGGAATACGGGCTCGAAATTCGCACACTCACTCCCGAACTGACCATGTCGGAGCAGACCGAAAAGTATGGGGTGCTCTACCTGTCGCCAGATGGGCAGGAGAAGTGCTGCCATATGCGAAAGGTGGAGCCGCTACAGCAGATTGCTGGTCAGTACAGCGGCATCGTGAGCAGCCTGCGTCGAGCCGATGGAGGCCGCCGCGGCAACAATCCGATCCTGACCATCGATGTTGAGATGAATGCCATCCGGATTAATCCGCTGGCCAACTTCACCGACGAGCAGATGCAGCATTACATCGAACAGCACAAGGTAATTACCAATCCGCTGCACGCTCAGGGCTATGCCACGATCGGCTGCAACCGCTGCACCACGCCGGTCATGCCGGGTGAGCCCAAGCGAGCCGGCCGCTGGCGACATCTCGGGCCCTGGTCGATGTACTGCGGCATCAATCCGACCGACGTCAACGACCCCACTCACAACTACATCGAGCTTCCTCAGGAGGAAGTCGACCGCATTCTGGGAATCGAGAACGACTTCATGATCTGA
- a CDS encoding peptidylprolyl isomerase has product MSKNYRGDVDAATSDLDFEKNNYQIELETTHGKILLDMWPDVAPEHCRNILGLTRVGFYDGIIAHRVIPGFVVQIGCPNGTGTGGPGYTIKQEFNDRPHEAGVLSMARTSDPNSAGSQFFICLDRVPHLDNQYTVFGKTADQDSLDIVLKIGSVKTNSSDKPLEDVKITGSRVIENAK; this is encoded by the coding sequence ATGAGCAAGAATTATCGCGGCGACGTCGATGCCGCCACTTCCGATCTCGACTTCGAGAAGAACAACTACCAGATCGAACTTGAGACGACCCACGGCAAGATCCTGCTGGACATGTGGCCCGACGTCGCTCCGGAACACTGCCGCAATATCCTCGGACTGACCCGCGTCGGATTCTACGACGGCATCATCGCTCACCGTGTCATTCCTGGTTTCGTGGTCCAGATCGGCTGCCCGAACGGCACCGGCACCGGCGGCCCGGGTTACACCATCAAGCAGGAATTCAACGATCGCCCCCACGAAGCCGGCGTCCTGTCGATGGCTCGCACCAGCGATCCGAACTCGGCTGGTTCGCAGTTCTTCATCTGCCTGGACCGGGTGCCGCACCTCGACAATCAGTACACCGTCTTCGGCAAGACGGCTGATCAGGATTCCCTTGATATCGTCCTGAAAATCGGCAGCGTGAAAACCAACTCCAGCGACAAGCCGCTCGAAGACGTGAAAATCACGGGTAGCCGCGTGATCGAGAACGCGAAGTAA
- a CDS encoding S8 family serine peptidase → MQRSSILWILTVLAVPFVTVFGDRAAVLLQEKPVAEQKAEVEPAQPEKKAEPKAAKKPPAGAETTPADLSWLPKEETGVFKFLKNHPEADGRGTVVAIFDTGVDPGAVGLQTCPDGSPKVIDIIDGTGSGDVELKDPVKAEEMKLTGLTGRTLKVSDKWKNPNGEYRLGMKLGYELFPPELVSVIKAEREEQFRRKQHKHRTELARKLAAFKEANPKPDDAKKAEQKELEAQVELIDEMLKTYSDPGPIYDCVVFHDGERYQAVVDTDEDGDLAEEKVMTNFRVNREYGTFADPINMNFGVNLYDDGKVLSIVCDTGAHGTHVAGIVAAYFPENPEWNGVAPGAQIVSVKIGDTRLDGMENGPGLVRGLQAVLENKCDLINMSYGEPSRTPNAGRVAELYSEIVTDHDVIFVSSAGNAGPALTTVGAPGGTTSAILGVGAYLSPQMMRSEYSIRESLPGLPYTWTSRGPTADGDMGVDIYAPGGAIAPVPLWTRQVNQQMNGTSMASPNACGNIALLLSAAKQKKIQYNPYSVRKAIQNSAEPVHGDEVFAAGPGLIQVDKAWAFLESHADQAGQRLNFGISIPSLHDARGVYLREPHQTTRIASYRVTVTPEFPEGTSIENRLGVNLYCKLKTTAEWVKSGDLLHLNHGGNRFEIEVDPTGLEPGVHFAEVLAYPTDGEVSTILFRVPVTVVVPIRDAEIEENNYSMSFEGEFAPGQIQRHFFDVPSGATWAEVKMKVVDTPDVKFFRLHTLQLIDGQDFEEGESGTYFQLIPEVETVHAFPVVGERTLEVTLGQYWSILGNSTLEYSVHFHGLKPDDASLTLFSGQGTTEVTVSNELLTEKVSPEGSLTDWRTIVEPKSSEIRALSADRDTLPNGKTAYELKLTYEFKQDSKGRATLHILPWEDLLYDSQVGPFVYGVFDSNGQRVATNDMFPDAATFDKGTYKVEVITQHSEYDTLSEYEKTPLTIVRPLSSPISLKFWSSPAAAATGDAHSVGGILPTDDALTFFVGEPSADSLPKQLKSGDSLHGSMKYSGEDGATTSYTVRFFYSKPEESSSATSSSDKKSLEEKIRDLRLAHLKTLDPTSDEFKKLQEELQTEKADDPQPLITALEKLDSDDKRKERLEAVIAAADKVIASIDQDKLAAQLGRRVPEGDKEAKKAHDEAEKQKKQLVDALYRKARAIAYRELPDVVEKTPIADQAAQDKAFDDALKALSVWVDPSEKDYFLLTVRKERRKGHYAQAIRLLNKQINGEAPFLYSKKRLDMFGQLKWEDWHDWQRKKLLIQFPEKQPPYDSKED, encoded by the coding sequence ATGCAGAGAAGTTCGATTCTATGGATTCTGACCGTTCTCGCGGTTCCGTTTGTCACGGTTTTTGGAGACCGGGCGGCTGTCTTGTTGCAGGAAAAGCCCGTCGCGGAGCAAAAGGCTGAAGTCGAGCCGGCTCAGCCGGAAAAGAAGGCCGAACCGAAAGCCGCGAAGAAACCGCCTGCCGGAGCTGAAACCACCCCGGCCGATCTGAGCTGGCTTCCGAAAGAAGAAACGGGCGTTTTCAAGTTCCTCAAGAATCATCCCGAAGCCGACGGTCGAGGGACGGTGGTTGCGATCTTCGACACTGGCGTCGATCCGGGAGCAGTCGGACTGCAGACCTGTCCGGATGGCAGCCCCAAAGTCATCGACATTATCGACGGCACCGGCAGCGGGGACGTCGAACTCAAGGATCCCGTCAAAGCCGAAGAGATGAAGCTGACCGGGCTGACCGGCCGCACGCTCAAGGTCTCCGACAAATGGAAGAATCCGAACGGCGAGTATCGTCTCGGGATGAAGCTCGGCTATGAGCTGTTTCCGCCGGAACTCGTCAGTGTGATCAAAGCCGAGCGGGAAGAGCAGTTCCGCCGAAAACAGCATAAGCACCGAACCGAGCTGGCTCGCAAGCTGGCTGCTTTCAAGGAAGCGAATCCCAAGCCGGACGACGCGAAGAAAGCCGAGCAGAAAGAACTCGAAGCTCAGGTGGAGCTGATCGACGAGATGCTCAAGACCTACTCCGATCCGGGGCCGATCTACGATTGCGTCGTCTTTCACGATGGCGAACGGTATCAGGCGGTCGTTGACACCGACGAAGACGGAGATCTGGCCGAAGAAAAGGTGATGACGAACTTCCGCGTGAACCGCGAGTACGGCACCTTCGCCGATCCGATTAACATGAATTTCGGCGTGAACCTGTACGATGACGGCAAAGTGCTGTCGATCGTCTGTGACACCGGCGCTCACGGCACGCACGTGGCCGGGATTGTTGCCGCTTACTTCCCGGAGAACCCGGAATGGAACGGTGTCGCTCCCGGGGCTCAAATCGTTTCCGTGAAGATCGGCGATACCCGCCTGGATGGCATGGAAAACGGACCGGGCCTCGTCCGTGGTCTTCAGGCCGTGCTCGAAAATAAATGCGACCTGATCAACATGAGCTACGGCGAACCATCGCGGACGCCGAATGCCGGCCGTGTGGCGGAACTTTACAGCGAAATCGTGACCGATCACGACGTGATTTTCGTCTCCAGTGCCGGCAATGCCGGTCCTGCCCTGACGACTGTCGGAGCTCCCGGCGGAACGACTTCGGCGATCCTGGGTGTCGGGGCATACCTGTCTCCGCAGATGATGCGATCGGAGTATTCGATCCGCGAATCGCTTCCCGGTCTGCCTTATACGTGGACGTCGCGCGGCCCAACCGCTGATGGCGATATGGGAGTCGATATCTATGCTCCCGGTGGAGCCATCGCACCCGTGCCGCTCTGGACCCGTCAGGTCAATCAGCAGATGAACGGAACCTCAATGGCCTCTCCGAATGCCTGCGGCAACATCGCGCTGCTGCTGTCAGCCGCGAAGCAGAAGAAGATCCAATACAATCCATACTCGGTTCGCAAAGCGATTCAGAACTCAGCCGAACCAGTGCACGGCGATGAAGTCTTCGCTGCCGGTCCGGGACTCATCCAGGTCGACAAAGCCTGGGCGTTCCTCGAGTCGCACGCCGATCAGGCGGGGCAACGCCTCAACTTCGGGATCTCGATTCCCTCACTGCACGATGCCCGCGGAGTTTATCTCCGCGAACCGCATCAGACGACACGGATCGCTTCGTACCGAGTGACCGTCACTCCGGAGTTTCCGGAAGGAACGTCGATTGAGAATCGTCTCGGGGTGAACCTCTACTGCAAGCTGAAGACAACCGCTGAGTGGGTGAAGTCTGGGGACCTGCTGCATCTCAACCATGGTGGAAACCGTTTCGAGATCGAAGTCGATCCGACTGGCCTCGAGCCGGGTGTCCACTTCGCTGAAGTCCTCGCGTATCCGACCGATGGCGAAGTATCAACGATTCTGTTCCGCGTGCCGGTCACGGTCGTCGTGCCGATTCGCGATGCGGAGATTGAAGAGAACAACTACTCGATGTCGTTCGAAGGCGAGTTCGCTCCGGGGCAGATTCAGCGGCACTTCTTCGACGTTCCTTCCGGGGCCACCTGGGCGGAAGTGAAAATGAAAGTGGTCGATACACCCGACGTCAAATTCTTCCGACTGCATACATTGCAGTTAATCGACGGGCAGGATTTCGAAGAAGGCGAATCGGGGACTTACTTCCAGCTCATCCCGGAAGTGGAAACCGTGCACGCATTCCCGGTTGTCGGCGAGCGGACACTGGAAGTCACGCTGGGTCAATACTGGTCGATTCTCGGAAACAGTACGCTGGAGTACAGCGTTCATTTCCACGGGTTGAAACCAGACGATGCCTCGCTGACACTCTTCTCCGGCCAGGGGACGACCGAAGTGACGGTCTCCAATGAACTGCTGACCGAGAAGGTTTCGCCGGAAGGGAGTCTGACCGACTGGCGGACAATCGTCGAACCGAAGTCGAGCGAGATCCGGGCCCTGTCGGCCGATCGCGATACTCTGCCGAACGGTAAGACGGCTTATGAACTCAAGTTGACTTACGAATTCAAGCAGGATTCCAAAGGGCGAGCGACGCTGCACATTCTGCCCTGGGAAGATTTGCTCTACGATTCGCAGGTCGGCCCGTTTGTGTATGGCGTCTTCGACAGCAACGGCCAGCGGGTCGCTACGAACGACATGTTCCCGGATGCCGCGACATTTGATAAGGGAACGTACAAGGTCGAAGTGATCACCCAGCATTCCGAGTACGACACACTCAGCGAATACGAGAAGACTCCGCTGACAATCGTACGGCCACTCTCTTCGCCAATCTCGCTGAAGTTCTGGTCATCGCCGGCGGCTGCCGCCACAGGCGATGCTCATTCGGTCGGCGGTATTCTCCCGACGGACGACGCGTTGACGTTCTTCGTGGGGGAACCATCTGCCGATTCGCTTCCGAAGCAGCTGAAGTCGGGCGATTCACTGCACGGTTCGATGAAATACTCAGGAGAAGACGGAGCGACGACAAGCTACACCGTTCGCTTCTTCTATTCCAAGCCGGAAGAATCGAGCTCGGCTACGTCGAGTTCGGATAAGAAGTCGCTGGAGGAGAAGATCCGCGATCTGCGTCTGGCTCATCTGAAGACACTCGACCCAACCAGCGACGAATTCAAGAAACTGCAGGAAGAACTGCAGACCGAGAAAGCCGATGATCCGCAGCCGCTGATCACCGCCCTGGAGAAGCTCGATTCCGATGATAAGCGGAAAGAGCGTCTCGAAGCGGTCATCGCCGCGGCCGACAAAGTGATTGCCAGTATCGATCAGGACAAACTGGCCGCTCAACTTGGCCGACGCGTCCCGGAAGGCGACAAGGAAGCAAAGAAGGCTCACGACGAAGCCGAGAAACAGAAGAAGCAGCTCGTCGATGCCCTGTATCGCAAGGCCAGGGCGATCGCTTACCGCGAACTGCCCGATGTCGTGGAGAAGACTCCGATCGCCGATCAGGCGGCTCAGGACAAGGCCTTCGACGATGCCTTGAAGGCGCTGTCGGTCTGGGTCGATCCGAGCGAGAAGGATTATTTCCTGTTGACCGTCCGTAAAGAACGCCGAAAGGGACATTATGCCCAGGCGATTCGACTGCTCAATAAGCAGATTAACGGCGAGGCTCCCTTCCTGTACTCCAAGAAGCGGCTCGACATGTTCGGGCAGCTGAAGTGGGAAGACTGGCACGACTGGCAGCGGAAGAAACTGCTGATCCAGTTCCCGGAAAAGCAGCCGCCCTACGACTCGAAAGAGGACTGA
- a CDS encoding DUF1553 domain-containing protein yields MRICQIVRTVLLIAAWCALSPLGLIAAEPAAYPGQILSSEPVLYLQMDAVNGKVPSTGTAEGLVASPVGEVKLNVGGPQKEGYPLFSQSNQAVQLSRGKQYLRVDDPIGESPLKFTNSDEITIEAWVKPSGDIAPAFPYIVGKGRTKTPGFHPNNQNYALRLDTRNGAAPLSFLFFTEGMLKGGSTSDFAHRWTSKASVPRDEEWHHIAVCYKFGDPKSIKGYIDGKPTDGSWDLGGETTEAPVVDDDDVWIGASMGGSNAFTGGLDEIAIHRTIVPAEQIADRFRHNAVDYLQLMVEETFENAPSDRVNVDIYERIGESRSWKISPKNKLPVWETDAFAVTKLPRKYNKRGIIEDRPTPSLIHLYSRVTLPAGQHELILRSLNSARLYIDGKLIESTPFMGLNSSAHGEMHEVGESKHGELSCPAAHSDLRVMFESDGKPHVFSWMMISGHKNLPMELGELTLAVGTPETGYKLLGPELKWSYDDAGWIAFTERERERLIDWNARLRAEASASEKAYWNERHAQVRAWVDRQQRPEVPVVAGVDNPIDRFILSALKEQDMEPTSIVDDYTFLRRLTLDIIGTNPTPEQIEAFLNDPAEHRRAYAVERMLNEPAWADHWVSYWQDVLAENPGLTKPRLNNSGPFRWYLHDAFSDNRSFDRMVTELVLMEGSKWNGGTAGFAVASNNDVPMAAKAHVIGTAFLGVEMKCARCHDAPYHESLQRDLFSMAAMLEGKPVAVPKSSSINVSPEELAQMTVKVTLRPGEQITPSWPFEELIAPQPADDLQFVRNSGNSREVLASMLTHPENERFAQVVVNRVWKRLIGYGIVEPAEDWETGEASHPEMLKWLAQEFVRQGYDLKKLTQLIVTSKLYQREAISGDYDAQMAFSGPTRRQVTAEQLVDSVFAAVGKELPAERLTYNADGRQAEVNFIDLGKPRRAWELVAISNERERPSMALPMAQGLVDVMSAYNWRSERQDPVTERESTVTPLQPMALANGTALNRAVDLSENGDLVEICLNADSVEELVDSLYLRVLTRKPTAEELAAFRDLLQPGFDTRKTEVKDAPEPKLFRSPLTWTAHFDPDASLEGIRQAEVAAKGDPPTKRLDPEWRQRVEDGLWALLNSPEFQFVP; encoded by the coding sequence ATGCGAATTTGTCAGATCGTCCGCACTGTGCTGCTGATTGCCGCCTGGTGTGCTCTTTCTCCCCTCGGACTGATTGCGGCTGAGCCGGCCGCCTATCCCGGCCAGATCCTTTCCAGCGAGCCCGTCCTCTATCTGCAGATGGACGCCGTGAACGGGAAGGTTCCTTCAACCGGGACTGCCGAAGGACTGGTTGCCTCTCCGGTCGGAGAAGTGAAGCTCAACGTCGGTGGCCCTCAAAAGGAAGGTTATCCGCTCTTTTCGCAATCGAATCAGGCGGTTCAGCTGTCGCGGGGCAAGCAGTATCTGCGAGTTGACGATCCCATTGGCGAGAGCCCGCTCAAGTTCACCAACAGCGACGAAATCACAATCGAAGCCTGGGTGAAGCCTTCCGGCGATATCGCTCCCGCGTTCCCCTACATTGTTGGAAAAGGGCGAACGAAAACGCCCGGTTTCCATCCAAATAACCAGAACTACGCTCTTCGGCTCGATACGCGAAACGGGGCCGCTCCGCTGAGCTTCCTGTTCTTCACTGAAGGGATGCTCAAAGGGGGATCCACCTCTGATTTCGCTCACCGCTGGACCAGCAAGGCGTCCGTGCCGCGTGACGAAGAATGGCACCACATCGCCGTCTGCTACAAGTTTGGCGATCCGAAGTCGATCAAAGGGTACATTGATGGTAAGCCGACCGACGGATCCTGGGATCTGGGCGGCGAAACGACCGAAGCCCCCGTTGTGGATGATGACGATGTCTGGATCGGGGCGTCGATGGGCGGCTCCAATGCTTTCACGGGCGGGCTCGATGAAATCGCCATTCATCGGACGATTGTTCCGGCCGAACAGATTGCCGATCGTTTCCGCCACAACGCAGTCGACTACCTGCAGCTGATGGTCGAAGAGACCTTTGAGAATGCTCCGTCCGATCGCGTGAATGTCGACATTTACGAGCGAATTGGCGAGTCCCGCAGCTGGAAGATCAGTCCGAAAAACAAGCTGCCGGTCTGGGAGACGGATGCGTTCGCTGTGACGAAGCTGCCTCGCAAGTACAACAAGCGGGGGATCATCGAGGATCGCCCGACTCCGAGCCTGATTCATCTTTACAGCCGAGTGACGTTGCCGGCCGGTCAGCATGAACTGATTCTGCGATCACTCAACTCGGCTCGACTCTACATCGACGGCAAGCTGATCGAATCTACGCCGTTTATGGGGTTGAACTCTTCGGCTCATGGTGAGATGCACGAGGTTGGTGAATCGAAACATGGTGAACTGAGCTGCCCGGCTGCTCACTCCGATCTTCGTGTGATGTTCGAGTCCGACGGCAAACCGCATGTCTTCTCCTGGATGATGATTTCTGGTCACAAGAATCTGCCCATGGAGTTGGGCGAGCTGACCCTCGCGGTTGGCACTCCGGAAACCGGCTATAAACTGCTCGGGCCCGAACTCAAATGGTCTTACGACGACGCCGGCTGGATCGCCTTCACGGAGCGGGAACGGGAACGGCTGATCGACTGGAACGCCCGCCTGCGTGCCGAAGCATCGGCCAGCGAAAAGGCTTACTGGAATGAACGTCATGCTCAGGTTCGCGCCTGGGTGGATCGCCAGCAGCGACCGGAAGTCCCAGTCGTCGCGGGCGTGGACAATCCGATCGACCGGTTCATTCTCTCGGCTCTTAAAGAACAGGACATGGAGCCGACCTCCATTGTCGATGATTACACCTTCCTGCGCCGGCTGACGCTCGACATCATCGGGACGAATCCGACTCCGGAACAGATTGAAGCCTTCCTGAACGATCCGGCGGAGCATCGTCGCGCCTATGCCGTCGAGCGCATGCTCAATGAGCCGGCCTGGGCTGATCACTGGGTCAGTTACTGGCAGGACGTGCTGGCCGAAAATCCCGGGCTGACCAAGCCGCGCCTGAACAACTCGGGTCCCTTCCGCTGGTATCTGCACGACGCCTTTTCGGATAATCGGTCGTTCGACCGAATGGTGACCGAACTGGTGCTTATGGAAGGGAGCAAATGGAACGGCGGGACGGCTGGCTTCGCGGTCGCTTCCAACAACGATGTTCCGATGGCCGCCAAAGCCCACGTTATCGGGACGGCGTTTCTCGGCGTCGAGATGAAGTGTGCTCGCTGTCATGATGCTCCCTACCATGAGTCGCTGCAGCGAGATCTATTCAGTATGGCCGCCATGCTCGAAGGTAAGCCGGTGGCTGTTCCGAAGTCGAGCAGCATCAACGTGAGCCCGGAAGAACTGGCGCAGATGACAGTGAAAGTCACGCTTCGTCCCGGAGAACAGATTACACCGTCCTGGCCGTTCGAAGAGCTGATCGCTCCGCAGCCTGCGGACGACCTGCAGTTTGTTCGTAACTCGGGCAATTCCCGCGAAGTGCTCGCCAGCATGCTCACTCATCCAGAGAACGAGCGGTTCGCTCAGGTTGTTGTGAACCGCGTGTGGAAACGGTTGATCGGTTACGGAATCGTGGAACCGGCTGAAGACTGGGAAACCGGTGAGGCGTCTCATCCGGAAATGCTCAAGTGGCTGGCTCAGGAATTTGTTCGTCAGGGCTACGATCTGAAGAAGCTGACTCAGCTGATCGTGACTTCGAAGCTCTATCAGCGGGAAGCAATTTCCGGTGACTACGATGCCCAGATGGCCTTCTCCGGTCCGACGCGTCGTCAGGTTACGGCTGAACAGCTGGTTGACAGTGTGTTTGCCGCCGTGGGTAAAGAACTGCCGGCCGAGCGATTGACCTATAACGCCGATGGTCGTCAGGCCGAGGTAAACTTCATCGATCTCGGCAAGCCCCGTCGGGCTTGGGAACTGGTCGCGATCAGCAATGAGCGCGAGCGGCCATCGATGGCCCTGCCGATGGCTCAGGGACTGGTCGATGTGATGTCAGCTTACAACTGGCGAAGCGAACGACAGGATCCGGTGACTGAGCGGGAATCAACGGTCACACCGCTCCAGCCGATGGCGCTGGCCAACGGGACGGCGTTGAACCGAGCCGTGGATCTTTCCGAGAACGGCGACCTCGTTGAAATCTGCCTGAACGCGGACAGTGTCGAGGAGCTGGTTGACTCCTTGTATCTGCGGGTGCTCACTCGCAAACCGACCGCAGAAGAACTGGCGGCGTTCCGCGATTTGCTGCAGCCTGGATTCGATACCCGGAAGACCGAAGTGAAAGATGCTCCCGAGCCGAAGCTGTTCCGGTCTCCACTCACGTGGACCGCTCACTTCGACCCGGATGCTTCGCTCGAAGGAATTCGTCAGGCCGAGGTGGCTGCAAAGGGAGATCCGCCGACAAAGCGGCTCGATCCGGAATGGCGGCAGCGGGTGGAAGACGGGCTTTGGGCTCTGCTCAATTCCCCCGAGTTCCAGTTCGTCCCCTGA